The following are encoded together in the Lawsonia intracellularis PHE/MN1-00 genome:
- a CDS encoding class I SAM-dependent methyltransferase → MKNIDIQSDDTKKYEYIIHTKNYKKNILLTKYNQIIEYIDSNFTVTSNMSFLEIGFNDGLLFKSLQKKYPKAKFIGVEVRQSCVDNMVKQGFDCRLITNELFPIDEKFDVIYGASVLHHISKPFDFIKHLFNALNYNKITRGGGGDTYFC, encoded by the coding sequence ATGAAAAATATCGATATCCAATCAGATGATACTAAAAAATATGAATATATTATTCATACTAAAAATTATAAAAAAAATATATTGTTGACTAAGTATAATCAAATTATTGAATATATAGACTCAAATTTTACTGTGACAAGTAATATGTCTTTTTTAGAGATTGGTTTTAATGATGGTTTACTTTTTAAAAGCTTGCAAAAAAAATATCCTAAGGCAAAGTTTATAGGCGTTGAAGTTAGACAGTCATGTGTTGATAATATGGTTAAACAAGGGTTTGACTGTAGACTTATTACTAATGAACTTTTTCCTATAGATGAAAAATTTGATGTAATATATGGTGCATCTGTATTACATCATATTTCAAAACCATTTGATTTTATTAAACATTTATTTAATGCTTTAAATTACAATAAGATAACCAGAGGGGGGGGGGGGGATACTTATTTTTGTTAG